ATAAGAGCTGCCACGGCTATGGAAAATGCACCCAGAGACGTCTGGCAGAACACATTAAGCCTGATCCGGCCCGACATCCAGATGACTCCCGCAGACAATGCGCCCGCAAATGCGGCGGCCGTACAATCTACAGTTCCTCCGCCCAGAAGCAGGGCAAAGAACAGGGATACACAGATGACTCCTGCATTCTTCATCCAGGGCCTGTACTGCTGTGCCTTACACGCTTTCTGAAGCTCTTCATAAGCGGCTTCCACAGTCATATTACCGCTGCAGAACTGTCTGGAGACATT
The sequence above is drawn from the Anaerotignum faecicola genome and encodes:
- a CDS encoding threonine/serine exporter family protein → NVSRQFCSGNMTVEAAYEELQKACKAQQYRPWMKNAGVICVSLFFALLLGGGTVDCTAAAFAGALSAGVIWMSGRIRLNVFCQTSLGAFSIAVAALMMKQWVFPDLKRDIVIIGCIMPLVPGVIFTTAIRDTLNGDYAA